A genomic region of Hippoglossus hippoglossus isolate fHipHip1 chromosome 8, fHipHip1.pri, whole genome shotgun sequence contains the following coding sequences:
- the LOC117766552 gene encoding uncharacterized protein LOC117766552 has translation MEVSSQDPSLMAMDLSKSYKPLTRSHTEAMDLAKKPEWYHRRPPSCSADITSSYRSRAASSFNPLSTQPGAPVHCRDMEQGSEALGNYMNSTLAPGLDLYHDRVHGNLWHPGFYEPDQISGPVPESSGGEESDSGSDVIFLVSSAKEPLLCSPFIQDGVRHIVEPLSPAVSSLDEGRGCYHLPQPLSSPSPDSSYSEDSSDSSVDIPVHHTRPVVLLSDLSAVYGNPAESPVDITSDDSDVIEVSVTNDKKKSCNFPYKKNLSCKKSTMRPTPPQSEGEKTPPHLTLPKEVRRSNRIRKSLSDTPQFTYGVFRHSLRRQAKNDAVGIYNESCDSDDMMEFAVRSSSLQVDESVSQPNVSQRVSSNSDESDVEARTERKSPPRAPEPRLKASYTKCIKQKKPLTIHKTKTLSRTKQKQKLRISPQQDQKSSSCRSVSGNKKTVTRRKRKRQTQTGPSALFSPREPEIMLKYAKVKGEKKDKKSDRFCPFVHMAHRMCTVVNYQEEEATVRSSRGRQQRTAAMSLSGFVPSTSCFQLGRPGSESRCQATLSCSLCGQTANVMGLGDLHGPYYSTTSSLNGQSCRTEQKEEDDSHGLANSHSINSSDGGCDGHNRSPAVRCSLDSDHDSLPKLPLHMDECWIHEDCGIWSASVFLVRGKLYGLEEAARLAQEAVCSTCQQTGAIMGCFQKGCPRNYHYRCAIQSGCVLNEENFSMRCTEHKNKAFTSVTRHHKR, from the exons ATGGAAGTGTCCTCACAGGATCCATCTCTCATGGCAATGGACCTGTCAAAGAGCTACAAGCCCCTGACCCGCAGCCACACTGAAGCCATGGACCTGGCGAAGAAGCCGGAGTGGTACCACCGACGGCCGCCGAGCTGCAGCGCAGACATCACCTCCTCATACAGATCCAGAGCAGCGTCATCCTTCAATCCTCTCTCCACGCAGCCAGGAGCACCCGTCCACTGCAGAGACATGGAGCAGGGATCTGAGGCTTTAGGTAACTACATGAATTCCACCCTCGCTCCAGGACTCGATCTGTACCATGACAGAGTTCATGGCAACCTGTGGCATCCGGGTTTTTACGAGCCCGACCAGATCAGCGGCCCAGTTCCTGAAAGCAGTGGCGGAGAGGAGAGCGACAGCGGCTCTGATGTTATTTTCCTTGTCTCCTCTGCGAAGGAGCCACTCTTATGCAGTCCGTTCATCCAAGATGGTGTGAGGCACATTGTGGAGCCTCTGTCGCCGGCTGTGTCTTCATTGGATGAAGGGAGAGGTTGCTATCACCTACCTCAGCCTTTGAGTTCGCCCAGCCCTGACAGCTCATACTCAGAAGACTCCTCAGACAGCTCAGTCGACATTCCTGTTCATCACACAAGGCCCGTCGTCCTCCTGTCAGACCTCAGTGCCGTCTACGGCAACCCTGCTGAATCTCCTGTTGATATTACTAGTGATGACAGCGATGTTATCGAAGTTTCAGTCACTAATGAcaagaaaaaaagctgcaactTTCCTTACAAGAAAAACCTGTCTTGTAAGAAGAGCACGATGAGACCAACTCCACCTCAGAGTGAGGGGGAAAAGACTCCCCCTCACCTAACCCTACCTAAAGAAGTACGCCGTAGCAACAGGATCAGAAAATCTTTGTCTGACACGCCCCAGTTCACTTATGGTGTGTTTCGGCACAGTTTAAGGAGACAGGCCAAAAACGACGCAGTGGGTATTTACAATGAAAGTTGTGATTCAGATGATATGATGGAGTTCGCGGTGAGGTCGTCAAGCCTACAGGTAGACGAGTCGGTGTCACAGCCAAATGTTTCCCAAAGAGTGAGCAGTAATTCAGACGAGTCTGATGTGGAAGCTCGGACAGAGAGGAAATCCCCTCCTAGGGCGCCGGAGCCTCGCCTTAAAGCTTCGTACACAAAATGCATCAAGCAAAAGAAGCCACTCAccattcacaaaacaaaaacgttAAGTCGAACAAAACAGAAGCAAAAACTCAGAATCTCTCCACAGCAGGACCAAAAGAGCTCATCCTGCAGGAGTGTgtcaggaaacaaaaaaactgtcacCAGacgaaagagaaaaagacaaactcagACTGGaccctctgctctgttttctcctAGAGAGCCAGAAATCATGCTTAAATATGCAAAAGTCAAAGGGGAGAAAAAGGACAAGAAATCTGACAGGTTTTGTCCCTTCGTTCACATGGCGCACAGGATGTGCACGGTTGTCAACTATCAAGAAGAGGAGGCGACCGTGCGGAGCAGCCGAGGGAGACAGCAGCGGACAGCCGCCATGTCTTTGTCTGGATTTGTTCccagcacttcctgtttccagctGGGTCGGCCCGGCTCAGAGAGCAGGTGTCAGGCCACACTGTCATGCAGCCTGTGTGGTCAGACGGCCAACGTCATGGGGCTCGGGGACCTTCACGGCCCGTACTATTCCACCACTTCGTCTCTGAATGGCCAGAGCTGCAGGACtgagcagaaagaggaagacgaCTCGCATGGACTCGCTAATAGCCATTCAATAAATTCCTCAGACGGGGGTTGTGATGGTCACAACCGCTCTCCTGCCGTCAGATGTTCGCTCGACAGTGACCATGACTCACTCCCAAAGTTGCCTCTTCATATGGATGAGTGCTGGATCCATGAGGACTGCGGCATCTGGTCCGCCAGCGTCTTCCTCGTCAGAGGAAAGCTCTACGGGTTAGAGGAGGCGGCCCGGCTCGCACAGGAAGCA GTTTGTTCAACCTGCCAACAAACAGGTGCAATAATGGGCTGTTTCCAGAAGGGCTGTCCCAGAAACTATCACTACAGATGTGCCATTCAGTCAG